A genomic region of Eucalyptus grandis isolate ANBG69807.140 chromosome 5, ASM1654582v1, whole genome shotgun sequence contains the following coding sequences:
- the LOC104446188 gene encoding LOW QUALITY PROTEIN: uncharacterized protein LOC104446188 (The sequence of the model RefSeq protein was modified relative to this genomic sequence to represent the inferred CDS: inserted 1 base in 1 codon) produces MATKKVQTPQPPPPPPSSPRDHRPGCRAARPRGGRRWRQGGGTGTAAVAVAALVISTAAWLALVFSGTTARCWHRLTHFEGSPXSVSWRSHYASDRRRPAQSSPSPPPPPPPPPPPAPPSSPSPPPPPASGNGSLSGARPIAVELMLHHILFGIAGSSQLWTRRKEYVRLWWRPEEMRGHVWLDEQVPHDDDSLPPIMVSEDISRFRYTNPTGHPSGLRIARVVGESFRLGLPDVRWFVLGDDDTIFNVDNLVAVLSKYDWSEMVYIGAPSESHSANTYFSHNMAFGGGGIAISYALAKALSKIQDECLERYPKLYGSDDRLHACISEIGVPLTRESGFHQWDIHGNAHGLLSSHPIAPFVSIHHLEAVDPFYPGLSSLESLKLFTKAMKLEPRSFLQRSICYDQAHRLTFSVSLGYAVQVFPNIVYPRELERSEQTYIAWNTISHSSEFDLDTRVSLRSLCKKPILFHLKDVERRGDAMVGTYTQERGINDLKRRVFCFLRSPPLRNVQIIKVTSYPPEKNWHLVPRRLCCQTDQIMGDTLSLTVGQCESGAFHSII; encoded by the exons ATGGCGACGAAGAAGGTGCAGACTCcccagccgccgccgccgccgccgtcgtctcCCCGGGACCACCGCCCCGGGTGCCGCGCCGCCCGGCCGCGCGGGGGCCGCCGGTGGAGGCAGGGCGGCGGCACCGGGACCGCGGCGGTCGCGGTGGCCGCGCTCGTGATCTCCACCGCCGCGTGGCTCGCGCTCGTGTTCTCCGGGACCACCGCCCGGTGCTGGCACCGGCTGACGCATTTTGAGGGGAGCC GCTCCGTGTCGTGGCGGAGCCATTACGCCTCCGATCGCCGTCGCCCCGCCCAGTCTTCCCCctccccgccaccgccgccgccgccgccgccgcccccggcgCCTCCTTCGTctccttcgccgccgccgcctccggcGTCCGGCAACGGCAGCCTCTCGGGAGCGAGGCCGATCGCGGTGGAGTTAATGCTGCACCACATACTCTTCGGGATCGCCGGATCGTCGCAGTTGTGGACGCGCCGGAAGGAGTACGTGAGGCTCTGGTGGCGACCCGAGGAAATGCGCGGCCACGTGTGGCTGGACGAGCAGGTGCCGCACGACGACGATTCGCTGCCTCCGATCATGGTGTCGGAGGACATCTCTCGCTTCCGCTACACGAACCCTACGGGCCACCCCTCCGGCCTCCGGATCGCCCGTGTCGTGGGGGAGAGCTTCCGCCTGGGCTTGCCGGACGTGCGGTGGTTTGTCCTGGGAGACGACGACACCATCTTCAACGTCGATAACCTCGTGGCTGTTCTTAGCAAGTATGATTGGTCTGAGATGGTTTACATCGGTGCTCCTTCGGAGAGTCACTCGGCGAATACTTACTTTAGCCACAATATGGCGTTTGGTGGCGGCGGGATTGCGATTAGCTACGCACTGGCCAAGGCATTGTCGAAAATTCAGGATGAATGTCTGGAGAGGTACCCCAAGCTGTATGGGAGTGATGACAGGCTTCATGCCTGCATTTCCGAAATTGGCGTTCCCCTGACGAGGGAAAGTGGCTTCCACCAG TGGGATATCCATGGTAATGCGCACGGTCTTCTGTCATCTCATCCAATTGCCCCCTTTGTCTCAATTCACCATTTGGAAGCTGTGGATCCATTCTATCCAGGGTTGAGCTCTTTGGAGAGCTTGAAGCTATTTACGAAGGCTATGAAGTTAGAACCTCGGAGCTTTTTGCAGCGATCGATCTGTTATGACCAGGCACATCGTCTCACATTTTCTGTGTCGCTGGGTTACGCTGTTCAAGTGTTCCCAAACATCGTGTATCCCCGTGAATTGGAGCGGTCGGAGCAGACTTACATCGCCTGGAATACGATCAGTCACAGTAGTGAGTTTGACTTGGATACCAGAGTCTCATTAAGGTCCCTCTGCAAAAAACCGATTCTGTTTCATTTGAAAGATGTAGAACGAAGAGGGGATGCTATGGTGGGCACATATACACAAGAAAGAGGAATAAATGATCTGAAAAGGAGAGTGTTCTGCTTTCTGCGGTCACCCCCCCTGCGTAATGTGCAGATTATCAAGGTCACAAGTTATCCACCAGAAAAGAATTGGCATCTG GTACCGCGTCGATTATGTTGCCAGACAGACCAAATTATGGGTGACACTCTCAGTTTAACTGTGGGCCAATGTGAGAGTGGAGCTTTTCATTCCATCATTTGA